From Campylobacter sp. MIT 12-8780, the proteins below share one genomic window:
- a CDS encoding pyrroline-5-carboxylate reductase, whose amino-acid sequence MKELFILASGTMAKALAKGLKDKYKISFVGRNIAQLEALKHDGFSTFLYEDFNLEGKDIILAFKPYALNEVANKLKGKARLLISVLANTDLKSLEAIKAQNYARIMPNTAAAFKASTTPFICKNELFKDEIITILQSFGQAFELEKESQMNAAMALSGCAPAFLAMVAESISNAGVYEGLNADLSSKLTKASFQSFATLVQDTHPALIKEQICSPGGVTIKGVRALEDKNLRSAFFKAIHASANNLND is encoded by the coding sequence TTGAAAGAACTTTTTATCCTTGCAAGCGGAACTATGGCTAAAGCTCTTGCAAAAGGGCTAAAAGACAAGTATAAAATCAGCTTTGTAGGACGCAACATCGCCCAACTTGAAGCCTTAAAACATGATGGTTTTAGCACATTTTTGTATGAAGACTTTAACCTAGAAGGCAAGGACATTATACTTGCTTTTAAGCCTTATGCCCTCAATGAAGTCGCAAACAAGCTCAAAGGTAAGGCTCGCTTGCTTATATCTGTGCTTGCAAATACCGATCTTAAGAGTTTGGAAGCGATAAAAGCTCAAAATTACGCCCGCATAATGCCAAACACCGCAGCAGCTTTTAAGGCTTCAACTACGCCTTTTATTTGCAAGAATGAGCTTTTTAAAGATGAAATTATAACCATTTTGCAAAGCTTCGGACAAGCTTTTGAGCTTGAAAAAGAAAGCCAAATGAATGCAGCCATGGCACTAAGTGGCTGCGCTCCAGCCTTTTTGGCAATGGTGGCTGAAAGCATAAGCAATGCTGGTGTATATGAGGGCTTAAATGCTGATTTAAGCTCAAAGCTCACAAAAGCAAGCTTTCAAAGTTTTGCCACTCTTGTGCAAGATACGCACCCAGCCCTCATTAAAGAACAAATTTGTTCTCCCGGTGGCGTTACGATCAAGGGCGTGCGTGCTTTAGAAGACAAAAATCTTCGCTCAGCTTTTTTTAAAGCCATTCACGCAAGCGCAAACAACCTTAATGACTAG
- a CDS encoding outer membrane beta-barrel protein: MQKGFAKVCGGIALLAALTSGVWAEESGGFFGVDVARGLANQTIELKTKDGDVTGSYKNLGLKGPRLGFISGYKHFFTPKFGIRGYGSFNYGAFMGGDKRSDEDVYMGALSIGANVDVMYNFCDCDGRIFGAYAGVNLGYIDYHVQDVGSVEGIDMGLTFGFRAVFNERHSFEIYRRFARGVEFPVEFVDKDGKASYQRQKIVQPDTTGIRYVYNF; this comes from the coding sequence ATGCAAAAAGGATTTGCAAAGGTATGCGGTGGCATTGCTCTTTTGGCGGCTTTAACAAGTGGTGTTTGGGCTGAGGAAAGCGGAGGATTTTTTGGTGTTGATGTGGCAAGAGGGCTTGCAAATCAGACAATTGAGCTAAAAACTAAAGATGGTGATGTTACAGGAAGCTATAAAAATTTAGGTTTAAAAGGTCCAAGACTTGGTTTTATAAGTGGTTATAAGCACTTCTTTACACCAAAATTTGGTATAAGAGGCTATGGAAGCTTTAATTATGGGGCTTTTATGGGAGGAGATAAAAGAAGTGATGAAGATGTATATATGGGTGCTTTAAGCATAGGCGCTAATGTTGATGTGATGTATAATTTTTGTGATTGTGATGGGAGAATTTTTGGTGCATATGCTGGTGTAAATTTAGGCTATATAGACTACCATGTTCAAGATGTTGGCAGTGTTGAGGGTATAGATATGGGGCTTACTTTTGGTTTTAGAGCTGTGTTTAATGAGCGTCATAGCTTTGAAATTTACAGAAGATTTGCTAGGGGCGTGGAATTTCCGGTTGAGTTTGTTGATAAAGACGGCAAAGCAAGCTATCAACGACAAAAAATCGTCCAACCAGATACAACCGGCATTCGCTATGTTTATAACTTCTAA
- a CDS encoding ammonium transporter: protein MNAANSSFIMLCALLVLLMTPALAMFYSGMVRSKNTLNTIMNCFIVFGVITLQWVIIGFSLAFSEDSGAGLVGGFLNVGLENISGYNAAGVPNILFVIFQLMFALIASAIITGSLVGRIKLGVLVVFLIFWSTLVYDVLAHMIWSSEGFLLQRGSLDFAGGGVVHISSGVAGLVGALLVGARKDKPSKASNNAHSIPYAFLGAILLFIGWLGFNAGSAGAIDDIAVNAFVVTILSASTGFLVWVLAEWLIHKRPSLLGGLSGLVAGLVGITPACGYVGVTASLIIGALSAVFCYAGLSYIKYKLHLDDTLDAFSLHGIGGVWGGIATGLFASGGVNPVVVADGALGEGLLVSGSWDLLLEQILAIGVCIGLSAFVSFVIFKFISLFTSLRVEEELEFEGLDRSIHGEKAYSLS from the coding sequence ATGAATGCAGCAAATTCAAGCTTTATTATGTTGTGTGCTTTGTTGGTGCTTTTGATGACGCCGGCTTTGGCTATGTTTTATTCTGGTATGGTGAGGAGTAAAAATACCTTAAATACCATTATGAATTGTTTCATCGTTTTTGGTGTGATTACTTTGCAATGGGTTATCATAGGCTTTAGTCTTGCTTTTAGCGAAGATAGCGGGGCAGGGTTAGTTGGGGGCTTTTTAAATGTAGGACTTGAAAATATCAGCGGATATAACGCTGCTGGAGTGCCAAATATACTTTTTGTCATCTTTCAGCTTATGTTCGCTCTCATCGCTTCAGCTATCATTACTGGTTCTTTGGTAGGTAGGATCAAGCTTGGAGTTTTGGTGGTGTTTTTGATCTTTTGGAGCACTTTGGTATATGATGTTTTAGCACATATGATATGGAGTAGCGAGGGCTTTTTGCTTCAAAGAGGAAGCTTAGACTTTGCTGGTGGAGGCGTGGTGCATATAAGTTCTGGGGTTGCTGGACTTGTGGGAGCTTTGCTCGTAGGAGCAAGAAAAGACAAGCCAAGTAAGGCTTCAAATAACGCTCATTCTATACCTTATGCATTTTTAGGAGCGATTTTGCTTTTTATCGGTTGGCTGGGTTTTAATGCTGGAAGTGCTGGAGCAATCGATGATATAGCGGTAAATGCCTTTGTAGTTACCATACTTTCAGCCTCAACTGGCTTTTTGGTTTGGGTTTTGGCTGAATGGCTCATACACAAACGCCCAAGTTTGCTTGGTGGTTTAAGTGGGCTTGTAGCTGGGCTTGTTGGCATTACACCAGCATGCGGATATGTTGGCGTAACAGCTTCTTTAATCATAGGGGCTTTATCGGCTGTGTTTTGCTATGCTGGTTTAAGTTATATCAAATACAAACTTCATCTTGATGATACCCTAGACGCCTTTTCTTTGCACGGCATAGGCGGTGTTTGGGGTGGCATAGCTACTGGACTTTTTGCAAGCGGGGGTGTTAATCCAGTCGTTGTGGCTGATGGAGCTTTGGGCGAGGGCTTGCTTGTCAGCGGAAGCTGGGATTTGCTTTTAGAACAAATTCTAGCTATAGGCGTTTGTATAGGACTTTCAGCTTTTGTAAGTTTTGTTATCTTTAAGTTTATCTCGCTTTTTACAAGTTTAAGAGTAGAAGAAGAGCTTGAATTTGAAGGGCTTGATCGTAGTATCCATGGAGAAAAAGCATATAGCTTGAGTTGA
- the fliW gene encoding flagellar assembly protein FliW, with product MNLAVKCPILGFEETKTMEFKPVDELFAELKSLDGSDFKFVLVNAQVIRPGYDFEIPTYYQELLGLNADSKREAYIIMAMHKDLSESSLNFLAPIVINWDNNSLVQVILDSATYPEYFQADKISNYVKKD from the coding sequence ATGAATCTTGCTGTAAAATGCCCTATATTAGGGTTTGAAGAAACTAAAACTATGGAATTTAAGCCAGTAGATGAGCTTTTTGCCGAGCTTAAAAGTCTAGATGGAAGCGACTTTAAATTCGTGCTTGTCAATGCTCAAGTGATCCGCCCGGGCTATGACTTTGAAATACCAACATATTATCAAGAATTGCTTGGTTTAAATGCTGATTCAAAAAGAGAAGCTTATATCATTATGGCTATGCATAAGGATTTAAGTGAGTCAAGTTTAAATTTCCTCGCTCCTATCGTGATCAATTGGGATAATAACTCCTTAGTTCAAGTGATCTTAGACTCAGCAACTTATCCAGAGTATTTTCAAGCGGATAAAATTTCAAACTATGTAAAGAAAGACTAA